A stretch of the Papaver somniferum cultivar HN1 chromosome 6, ASM357369v1, whole genome shotgun sequence genome encodes the following:
- the LOC113287281 gene encoding pyruvate kinase, cytosolic isozyme-like, whose amino-acid sequence MNLLVSSSVMANNGAVKGMRPKTKIVCTLGPASRSVPMIEKLLRAGMNVARFNCSHGSHEYHQETLDNLNMAMENTGILCAVMLDTKGPEIRTGFLKDAKPIQLEQGQEITISTDYTLKGDRNTICMSYKKLAEDVKPDSVILCADGTITLTVLSCDTKLGLVRCRCENSALLGERKNVNLPGVVVDLPTLTEKDKEDILQWGVPNKIDMIALSFVRKGSDLVEVRKLLGKHSKSILLMSKVENQEGVANFDDILANSDALMVARGDLGMEIPIEKIFLAQKVMIYKCNIHGKPVVTATQMLESMIKSPRPTRAEATDVANAVLDGTDCVMLSGETAAGAYPELAVQTMAKICIEAESNLDYSAVFKGIMKSAPVPMSPLESLASSAVRTANSAKAALILVLTRGGSTAKLVAKYRPSMPILSVVVPELKTEFFNWTCSDEAPARHSLIYRGLVPVLSSGSAKASHAESTEEALDYALQHAKEKGFCQPGDSIVALHRVGAASVIKIMTVK is encoded by the exons ATGAATCTCTTAGTGTCCTCTTCTGTAATGGCTAATAATGGAGCAGTCAAAGGCATGAGACCTAAAACCAAGATTGTCTGCACATTGGGACCTGCATCAAGGTCTGTACCTATGATCGAGAAACTCTTGAGAGCAGGAATGAATGTTGCTCGTTTTAACTGCTCCCATGGATCTCATGAATACCACCAAGAAACCCTTGATAATCTCAACATGGCAATGGAAAATACTGGAATTCTTTGTGCTGTTATGTTGGATACTAAG GGTCCAGAGATCCGAACAGGGTTTTTGAAGGATGCCAAGCCCATCCAACTCGAGCAGGGTCAAGAGATCACCATCTCCACCGACTATACCTTAAAGGGTGACAGGAACACAATTTGCATGAGTTACAAAAAACTAGCTGAGGATGTGAAACCCGATAGTGTCATATTATGTGCAGATGGCACCATCACACTGACTGTGCTCTCATGTGACACAAAGTTGGGTTTGGTTCGCTGTCGCTGCGAGAACTCTGCTCTTCTTGGTGAGAGGAAGAATGTAAATCTTCCTGGAGTTGTTGTAGACCTACCAACCTTGACAGAGAAGGACAAGGAAGACATCTTACAATGGGGTGTACCCAATAAGATTGATATGATTGCCCTCTCCTTTGTTCGTAAGGGGTCAGACCTGGTGGAAGTCCGTAAACTGCTAGGAAAGCATTCAAAGTCAATCCTTCTCATGTCTAAG GTTGAAAATCAAGAAGGTGTAGCTAATTTTGATGATATCCTTGCCAACTCGGATGCATTAATGGTAGCACGTGGTGATCTAGGAATGGAAATTCCAATCGAGAAGATATTCCTCGCGCAAAAGGTCATGATCTACAAGTGCAACATCCATGGAAAACCTGTTGTCACTGCAACTCAGATGTTAGAGTCTATGATCAAGTCTCCACGACCCACTAGGGCCGAAGCAACTGATGTTGCTAATGCAGTTCTTGATGGTACAGATTGTGTGATGCTGAGTGGGGAAACTGCAGCAGGAGCTTACCCTGAACTAGCTGTTCAGACCATGGCCAAGATTTGCATAGAAGCAGAGTCCAATCTTGACTACAGTGCTGTCTTCAAAGGGATCATGAAATCTGCACCGGTACCCATGAGCCCATTAGAGAGTTTAGCATCCTCGGCAGTACGTACTGCAAACTCTGCGAAAGCTGCCCTAATTTTGGTCCTAACCAGGGGTGGAAGCACTGCCAAGCTGGTAGCTAAATACAGGCCATCTATGCCGATCCTTTCTGTTGTTGTCCCAGAATTAAAGACAGAGTTCTTTAACTGGACATGCAGCGATGAAGCTCCAGCTAGGCACAGTCTTATTTACCGAGGATTAGTCCCTGTACTGAGCTCAGGATCAGCAAAGGCTTCTCATGCGGAGTCAACAGAAGAAGCATTAGATTATGCTCTTCAACATGCAAAGGAGAAGGGATTTTGCCAACCAGGAGATTCAATTGTGGCGCTGCACCGTGTTGGGGCCGCATCTGTCATCAAGATCATGACTGTTAAGTGA
- the LOC113287282 gene encoding E3 ubiquitin-protein ligase SIRP1-like translates to MGEALDAATRYWCHMCSQVINPVMEVEIKCPSCLSGFVEEMGGTSDEETTDLGADRSLSLWARILLGMLGNSSRRGRVRRGEQVEEAGGEEEDHDEEEEEDEEEEEEEVEAWREETQLERELESIQRRRRRSSAAILQLLQGLPVPAGRTSETGNSETERERVRETVFLINPFDQSLILQDGSSLDMNHNENTPRVSLGNYLIGPGLELLLQHLVENDPNRYGTPPTQKDAIEAMPNVTITENLQCSVCLDDFEFGVEAKQMPCKHRFHSGCILPWLELHSSCPVCRYQMPSTDGSKADEQGSGNSSRAM, encoded by the coding sequence ATGGGTGAAGCTCTAGATGCAGCAACTAGGTACTGGTGTCACATGTGTTCCCAAGTTATTAATCCAGTGATGGAAGTGGAAATTAAATGTCCATCTTGTTTAAGTGGGTTTGTTGAAGAAATGGGTGGCACAAGTGATGAAGAGACGACGGATTTAGGAGCCGACCGATCGCTTTCTCTTTGGGCTAGAATCTTGCTTGGCATGTTAGGTAACAGTTCTAGGCGTGGAAGAGTAAGAAGaggggaacaagttgaagaagcAGGAGGAGAAGAGGAAGACCACgatgaagaggaggaggaggatgaggaggaggaagaagaagaagtagaagcatGGCGAGAAGAAACACAACTAGAGAGAGAACTAGAATCGATTCaacgaaggagaagaagaagctcTGCTGCAATCCTTCAATTGCTTCAAGGCCTACCAGTACCAGCAGGGAGAACATCTGAAACAGGGAATTCTGAAACTGAAAGGGAACGAGTACGCGAAACTGTGTTTCTAATCAACCCATTCGACCAAAGTCTGATTCTTCAAGACGGGTCGTCCTTGGATATGAATCACAATGAAAACACTCCTCGTGTCTCTTTGGGGAATTACTTGATTGGACCTGGTTTAGAGCTGCTACTTCAGCACTTGGTGGAGAATGATCCAAACAGATATGGAACACCACCAACGCAGAAAGATGCAATTGAAGCAATGCCAAATGTTACCATCACGGAGAATTTACAATGTTCGGTGTGTTTGGATgattttgagtttggtgtagaAGCAAAGCAGATGCCCTGCAAGCATAGATTTCATAGTGGGTGTATACTTCCATGGCTGGAGCTTCATAGTTCTTGTCCAGTTTGTAGGTATCAAATGCCTAGCACAGATGGATCAAAGGCTGATGAACAAGGGTCTGGGAATAGCAGTCGTGCAATGTAG